A portion of the Burkholderia sp. GAS332 genome contains these proteins:
- a CDS encoding 3-dehydroquinate dehydratase — MKPLVYVLNGSNLNMLGKREPHLYGTTTLAQVKERTEALAAELDLECDFRQTNHEGVMVDWLQEAFEKDAAVVINPAGFSFASIPVLDAVKLIRQPVIEVHITNIHQRGEQYRHSLISLAAHGVICGLGVDGYLLAVRAVAGAIQRVSM; from the coding sequence ATGAAGCCACTTGTTTATGTCCTGAACGGTTCGAACCTGAATATGCTCGGCAAGCGCGAACCTCACCTGTACGGCACGACGACCCTTGCTCAGGTGAAAGAGCGTACTGAAGCCCTCGCGGCCGAGCTCGACCTCGAATGCGATTTTCGCCAAACGAACCATGAAGGTGTGATGGTCGACTGGTTGCAGGAAGCCTTCGAGAAGGATGCGGCCGTCGTCATCAATCCAGCGGGGTTTTCGTTTGCGTCGATACCCGTGCTGGATGCAGTCAAGCTGATTCGCCAACCCGTGATCGAGGTGCACATCACCAACATCCACCAGCGGGGTGAACAGTATCGACATTCGCTGATCTCGCTCGCGGCACACGGCGTGATATGCGGCCTTGGTGTTGATGGATACCTGCTTGCCGTGCGAGCGGTCGCAGGAGCCATCCAGCGCGTATCAATGTGA
- a CDS encoding Ferredoxin-NADP reductase: MTALVVSETGASPRGFERFRVARRIQESQSIVSFELVPVGVQRSLGFVAGQFVAVRLTLRDRESLLRHYSLSGDPADTTRWRISVKLESTPPGRGSTHLHECIDVGDELELAGPAGAFVCDEGNERPVLLMSGGVGVTPHVSMLHRLTHASTRRVHVIHACENSAVHAFGDEIRRLAATRDGIHVHVCYRNPLADDEKTGAYDSTGLLTKETLQSLLPLDDYEVYLCGPPGFMQANWSLLRELGIARERIHYEFFGPATVLEDHAGDGADSVQSAPGAALLAPACSSAVTVRFHPQAEPMPWDSSCHSLLEMAEQAGYAPPFNCRAGICSACLTPLLSGRVDYIEEPLAPPPDGEVLLCCTRPATPLTLALQPLRA; encoded by the coding sequence ATGACGGCTTTGGTCGTGAGTGAAACGGGCGCTTCGCCGCGTGGTTTCGAGCGCTTTCGCGTGGCTCGGCGGATTCAGGAAAGTCAGTCCATTGTGTCGTTCGAGCTGGTTCCCGTCGGCGTTCAACGGTCCCTCGGGTTCGTGGCGGGACAGTTCGTCGCGGTACGGCTGACGTTGCGCGACCGCGAATCATTGCTGCGCCATTACAGCTTGTCGGGCGATCCCGCCGATACCACGCGTTGGCGCATCTCGGTCAAACTGGAAAGCACGCCACCGGGACGTGGCTCGACGCATCTTCACGAATGCATTGATGTGGGCGACGAACTCGAACTGGCCGGCCCGGCCGGCGCATTCGTCTGCGACGAGGGCAACGAGCGGCCGGTGCTTCTGATGAGCGGCGGCGTGGGCGTGACCCCGCACGTGAGCATGCTGCATCGTCTGACGCATGCGTCGACGCGGCGCGTGCACGTTATTCACGCGTGCGAAAACAGCGCAGTGCATGCGTTCGGCGACGAAATACGCAGGCTCGCCGCGACGCGCGACGGTATTCACGTCCATGTCTGCTATCGCAACCCCCTTGCCGACGACGAAAAGACCGGCGCCTATGACAGCACTGGGCTGCTGACGAAAGAGACGCTGCAATCGTTGCTGCCGCTCGATGATTACGAAGTCTATCTGTGCGGGCCGCCGGGTTTCATGCAGGCGAATTGGAGTCTGTTGCGCGAGCTTGGTATCGCACGAGAACGGATCCATTACGAGTTCTTCGGTCCAGCGACTGTGCTTGAAGACCACGCGGGCGATGGAGCCGATTCCGTTCAGTCAGCGCCAGGCGCGGCACTCCTCGCGCCTGCGTGCAGTAGCGCGGTTACCGTGCGGTTTCACCCGCAGGCCGAGCCCATGCCGTGGGATTCATCCTGTCATTCTTTGCTGGAAATGGCCGAACAAGCCGGTTACGCACCGCCCTTCAATTGCCGGGCCGGTATTTGCAGCGCGTGTTTGACGCCGCTTCTGTCGGGGCGTGTCGACTATATTGAAGAACCGCTCGCCCCGCCGCCTGACGGCGAGGTGCTGCTTTGCTGCACGCGGCCCGCCACGCCGCTCACGCTCGCGCTACAGCCTTTGCGTGCGTGA
- a CDS encoding tRNA synthetase class II core domain (G, H, P, S and T) (manually curated): protein MATKPHKYALWKISSGAIFINLGAEETIVPALWSQDTFIQKAGGSEIIGQMWAFPDKKGRPCCLIPEATALFQERCSELLGRRQERMLFYIARCYRYERPQAGRYREFSQLGFEYLCPDPELAVRCSQEIVMGFFDSLGLSYAIDGAARRGLSYYLNGQGFEIRCTELGAQQQVVGGGAYREGAGFGIGAERLLLAMTAQGLI, encoded by the coding sequence TTGGCAACGAAGCCGCACAAATACGCGCTCTGGAAAATCAGTTCCGGAGCTATCTTCATTAACCTTGGGGCCGAGGAGACGATCGTTCCTGCCTTATGGTCGCAGGATACGTTCATCCAAAAGGCCGGCGGCAGTGAGATCATCGGCCAAATGTGGGCCTTTCCGGATAAGAAGGGAAGACCGTGCTGCCTGATTCCGGAGGCGACGGCTCTATTTCAGGAGCGGTGTAGCGAGTTGCTGGGTCGCCGACAGGAACGTATGTTGTTTTACATTGCACGATGCTATCGATATGAGCGACCGCAGGCAGGCCGGTATCGAGAGTTCTCGCAGCTGGGATTCGAATACCTGTGCCCCGATCCCGAACTGGCCGTCAGGTGTAGTCAGGAGATAGTGATGGGATTTTTCGATTCACTCGGACTTAGCTATGCAATCGACGGCGCAGCTCGTAGAGGCCTCAGCTACTATCTGAACGGTCAGGGTTTCGAGATACGCTGCACCGAGCTTGGGGCGCAACAGCAAGTTGTGGGCGGTGGGGCATATCGGGAAGGTGCGGGCTTCGGCATCGGCGCAGAACGGCTGCTATTAGCGATGACAGCTCAAGGGCTCATATAG
- a CDS encoding SnoaL-like domain-containing protein, whose product MQEETIREALNAHWQASAAGDLDAEHDIYDDDAVCDYPQSGERIVGRVNLQALRSHHPDKPSGFDVRRIQGEGNLWVTEYAITYKGRAAYTVSIMEFCNGKVIHETQYFSDPFEAPAWRSQWVQQIA is encoded by the coding sequence ATGCAGGAAGAGACAATACGTGAAGCCCTGAACGCGCACTGGCAAGCGTCGGCGGCAGGCGATCTCGACGCAGAACACGATATTTACGATGACGATGCCGTCTGTGACTATCCCCAATCAGGTGAACGAATCGTCGGGCGAGTTAATTTGCAGGCACTGCGGAGTCATCATCCAGATAAGCCATCAGGTTTCGATGTCAGGCGAATCCAGGGAGAAGGTAATCTCTGGGTCACGGAATACGCCATCACCTATAAGGGGCGAGCGGCTTACACGGTAAGCATTATGGAATTCTGCAACGGCAAGGTCATTCACGAGACCCAGTATTTTTCGGATCCCTTCGAAGCACCGGCTTGGCGGAGCCAGTGGGTTCAGCAGATCGCGTGA
- a CDS encoding S-(hydroxymethyl)glutathione dehydrogenase / alcohol dehydrogenase yields the protein MKTKAAIAWKAGAPLTIEEVDLEGPRAGEVLIEVKATGICHTDYYTLSGADPEGIFPAILGHEGAGVIVDVGPGVGTLKKGDHVIPLYTPECRQCKFCLSRKTNLCQAIRSTQGKGLMPDATSRFSLDGKPLFHYMGTSTFSNYIVVPEIAVAKVREDAPFDKICYIGCGVTTGVGAVVYSAKVEAGANVVVFGLGGIGLNVIQGAKMVGADKIIGVDINPGRVELAKKFGMTHFINPNEVENVVDHIVQLTDGRADYSFECIGNTKVMRQALECTHKGWGQSFIIGVAAAGEEISTRPFQLVTGREWKGSAFGGARGRTDVPKIVDWYMEGKINIDDLITHRLPLERINEGFDLMRNGESIRSVVLY from the coding sequence TTGAAAACCAAAGCAGCCATCGCATGGAAAGCTGGGGCCCCGTTGACGATCGAAGAAGTGGATCTCGAAGGCCCGCGCGCCGGTGAAGTCCTGATCGAAGTGAAGGCGACGGGCATCTGCCACACCGACTATTACACGCTGTCGGGCGCCGATCCGGAAGGCATCTTCCCGGCGATTCTCGGCCATGAAGGCGCGGGTGTGATCGTTGATGTCGGTCCGGGCGTGGGCACGTTGAAGAAGGGCGACCACGTCATTCCGCTGTACACGCCGGAATGCCGCCAGTGCAAATTCTGTCTGTCGCGCAAGACTAATCTTTGCCAGGCGATCCGTTCGACGCAAGGCAAGGGCCTGATGCCCGACGCAACTTCGCGTTTTTCGCTCGACGGCAAACCTCTGTTCCACTACATGGGTACATCGACGTTCTCGAACTACATTGTGGTGCCGGAAATCGCCGTTGCGAAGGTGCGTGAAGACGCGCCGTTCGACAAGATCTGCTACATCGGTTGCGGCGTGACGACGGGCGTGGGCGCGGTCGTGTATTCGGCGAAGGTCGAAGCGGGCGCGAATGTGGTCGTGTTTGGCCTCGGCGGCATCGGGCTGAATGTGATTCAAGGCGCGAAGATGGTGGGGGCGGACAAGATCATCGGCGTCGATATCAACCCGGGCCGCGTGGAACTGGCGAAGAAATTCGGCATGACGCACTTCATCAACCCGAACGAAGTCGAGAACGTGGTCGATCACATCGTGCAACTCACTGATGGTCGCGCGGACTACTCGTTTGAATGTATCGGCAACACGAAGGTGATGCGTCAGGCGCTGGAGTGCACGCACAAGGGCTGGGGTCAGTCGTTCATCATCGGGGTGGCGGCAGCGGGCGAGGAGATCAGCACGCGTCCGTTCCAGCTGGTGACGGGCCGCGAGTGGAAAGGCTCGGCATTCGGCGGCGCACGTGGCCGTACGGACGTGCCGAAGATCGTCGACTGGTACATGGAAGGCAAGATCAACATCGACGACCTGATCACGCACCGTCTGCCGCTCGAGCGGATCAACGAAGGCTTCGATCTGATGAGGAATGGCGAATCGATCCGCTCGGTGGTGTTGTACTAA
- a CDS encoding NADP-dependent 3-hydroxy acid dehydrogenase YdfG — MMKTWFITGTSSGLGRLLAERLLQRGDRVVATLRREGALDDLKIQYDGRLHVLTLDVTDLRAVHTNIAAAFEAMGRIDVVVNNAGYGLFGAAEEVTDEQIDRQIATNLTGSIQVIRAALPHLRRQGGGRIVQISSEGGQSAYPNFSLYHATKWGIEGFVESVAKEVAPFGIDFVIVEPGPTSTQFGAGLDHAVPMPEYDDTPAGDVRRAIASNSFAIRGDAGKTVAAMIVAVDSAHPPLRLTLGGGAYDSISAALAERLRMLEAQKDIAFSADSID; from the coding sequence ATGATGAAGACCTGGTTTATCACCGGCACATCGTCGGGCCTCGGCCGACTACTCGCCGAGCGCCTGCTGCAACGCGGCGATCGGGTCGTCGCGACGCTGCGGCGCGAGGGGGCGCTCGATGATCTGAAAATACAGTACGACGGCCGGTTGCATGTGCTGACACTCGATGTCACCGACCTCCGCGCGGTGCACACGAACATCGCTGCCGCATTCGAAGCGATGGGCCGTATCGACGTCGTCGTGAACAACGCGGGCTACGGGTTATTCGGCGCGGCCGAGGAAGTGACTGATGAACAGATCGATCGGCAGATCGCCACCAATCTCACCGGATCGATTCAGGTGATCCGTGCCGCGCTGCCTCACCTGCGCCGCCAGGGTGGCGGCCGGATCGTCCAGATCTCATCCGAAGGCGGACAGAGCGCTTACCCGAATTTCAGCCTCTATCATGCGACGAAATGGGGCATCGAAGGTTTCGTCGAGTCAGTGGCGAAGGAGGTGGCGCCATTCGGTATCGACTTCGTGATTGTGGAGCCGGGACCGACCAGCACGCAGTTCGGTGCCGGTCTCGATCACGCGGTGCCGATGCCCGAGTACGACGATACCCCGGCGGGCGACGTCAGAAGGGCGATTGCGTCCAACAGCTTTGCAATTCGGGGCGATGCCGGCAAGACGGTCGCCGCAATGATCGTCGCGGTGGACTCGGCACATCCGCCGTTACGTTTGACGCTTGGCGGGGGTGCCTACGACTCGATCAGCGCTGCATTGGCCGAGCGCCTGAGGATGCTCGAAGCACAGAAGGACATTGCGTTTTCGGCGGACTCGATAGACTAA
- a CDS encoding transcriptional regulator, IclR family, translated as MPGVTERTLAVLEFLATQMEGTPLALISDQLEIPRSACHRLLADLKQCGYVRQLREQGDYVLTTKLVGLGLSYLATSGIIDIAQTMLDRLAETSGELVRLAIVDGDRLTWVAKSQGALKGLRYDPDMGMDTILSCSATGHAWMMTMTDERALELVTRQGFGQPKQYGPNAPTTVKALLGFVDAARSRGYATIYEVFAPGMTAMAAPVQRRGYPAIGVISIAGPAVRLTEKRMATLGPALVAAANELAAASLASPLFGRMR; from the coding sequence ATGCCGGGTGTGACTGAGAGAACACTGGCGGTACTCGAATTTCTGGCAACACAGATGGAAGGAACGCCCCTCGCGTTAATCTCGGATCAACTTGAGATCCCGCGCAGCGCCTGCCATCGCCTGCTCGCCGATCTCAAGCAGTGCGGCTATGTGCGTCAGTTACGCGAGCAGGGCGACTATGTGCTAACCACGAAGCTGGTCGGCCTGGGTCTCAGCTATCTCGCGACGTCCGGCATCATCGACATTGCGCAAACCATGCTCGACCGTCTGGCGGAAACGTCCGGAGAGCTCGTGCGGCTTGCGATCGTCGACGGAGACAGATTGACGTGGGTTGCCAAGTCGCAGGGCGCGCTGAAGGGCCTGCGGTACGACCCGGACATGGGTATGGACACCATTCTGTCGTGCAGTGCAACAGGCCACGCCTGGATGATGACAATGACCGATGAGCGGGCGCTCGAATTGGTGACACGCCAGGGGTTCGGGCAGCCAAAGCAGTACGGACCCAACGCACCGACCACCGTGAAGGCGCTGCTCGGGTTCGTCGATGCCGCTCGTTCCCGCGGCTACGCCACAATCTATGAGGTGTTCGCGCCGGGGATGACGGCGATGGCCGCTCCGGTCCAACGACGGGGTTACCCGGCTATAGGGGTCATCAGCATTGCAGGGCCTGCCGTCAGATTAACGGAGAAGCGCATGGCGACACTCGGCCCTGCGCTTGTGGCGGCTGCAAACGAGCTCGCGGCTGCCAGCCTGGCATCTCCGCTTTTTGGCCGAATGCGTTAG
- a CDS encoding Acetyltransferase (GNAT) family protein, giving the protein MEMPKPLAVHRVDPLIVEAWVTGWALSRRTPAPTVLPIGFRVDVGLPQQNARYVLPEFRPEVVTDLASRIHTPWTFIKVCAEPRTVAEVLPPTWTVQAPVFMMTAALADNEGSRGEQVPPKGYAVRVFDEGPIIRAQLKDAAGDIAASGQCALDGESCIFDQIITHESHRRRGLGSAIMTLLSGEAVARGKRQGVLVATADGLALYSAMGWTVHSPVTSAVIIAAEESAAGQ; this is encoded by the coding sequence ATGGAAATGCCAAAACCCCTGGCCGTTCATCGGGTTGATCCTCTGATCGTCGAAGCGTGGGTAACGGGCTGGGCGCTGTCGCGAAGAACGCCCGCCCCGACTGTGTTACCCATTGGTTTTCGGGTCGACGTCGGATTGCCTCAACAAAACGCACGCTATGTGTTGCCGGAATTTCGACCAGAAGTCGTTACGGATCTGGCTTCCCGCATCCATACCCCATGGACTTTCATCAAGGTTTGCGCCGAGCCGCGCACCGTGGCTGAGGTCCTTCCGCCGACTTGGACCGTGCAAGCGCCTGTATTCATGATGACCGCCGCCCTGGCCGACAACGAAGGTTCGCGAGGCGAGCAAGTCCCTCCAAAAGGGTATGCCGTGCGCGTATTTGACGAGGGGCCAATTATCCGGGCACAGCTCAAGGATGCTGCGGGTGATATAGCCGCGAGCGGTCAGTGCGCCCTGGACGGAGAGTCGTGCATATTTGACCAGATCATCACGCATGAATCACACCGCAGACGTGGCCTGGGAAGCGCAATCATGACGCTATTAAGCGGCGAGGCAGTGGCGCGGGGAAAGAGGCAAGGCGTTCTGGTGGCGACGGCCGATGGCCTTGCGCTGTACAGTGCCATGGGATGGACTGTCCATTCGCCCGTCACCTCTGCCGTGATCATTGCCGCTGAGGAGAGCGCAGCCGGGCAATAG
- a CDS encoding Aldo/keto reductase (manually curated), whose translation MIESSDFRSKKIALNHGGGRMPALGFGTLIPDAATTQSATRDALEAGYRHFDCAERYRNEREVGEALRIGLAAGGIAREDIFVTTKLWNSNHRPERVEPAFEASLERLGIDYLDLYLIHTPFAFQPGDEQDPRDENGDVIYDKGVTLLDTWRAMEDLVDHGRCRAIGLSDIGLNELRPLYESARIKPAAVQVEAHPYLPETELLEFCKEKEIVFLAFAPLGHGIRPGPLEDPVISEIAARIGKTPAQVLLAWAIQRGGALLTTPKSATRARENFDISALPADAFDAINRIETRQRFNEVVKTGSPGFIPRRT comes from the coding sequence GTGATTGAGTCTTCCGATTTCCGGAGCAAAAAGATCGCGCTTAATCACGGAGGCGGCCGTATGCCCGCGCTCGGATTTGGCACGCTGATTCCCGACGCAGCGACAACTCAAAGTGCGACCCGAGACGCGCTGGAAGCCGGCTATCGACACTTCGATTGCGCCGAGCGATATCGGAACGAGCGCGAGGTGGGCGAGGCGCTGAGGATAGGCCTTGCTGCCGGAGGGATCGCACGCGAAGACATCTTCGTGACCACAAAATTGTGGAACTCCAATCATCGTCCCGAGCGTGTCGAACCGGCTTTCGAGGCAAGTCTTGAAAGACTCGGGATCGACTATCTTGATCTCTACCTGATACACACTCCGTTTGCATTTCAGCCTGGAGATGAGCAGGACCCGCGCGATGAAAACGGCGATGTCATCTACGATAAAGGCGTGACGTTGCTAGACACCTGGAGGGCGATGGAAGATCTCGTCGACCATGGAAGATGCAGGGCCATCGGACTGTCTGACATCGGCTTGAACGAATTGCGGCCTCTCTATGAATCGGCTCGAATCAAGCCGGCGGCGGTACAGGTCGAAGCCCATCCGTATCTTCCGGAAACGGAGCTTCTGGAATTCTGCAAAGAAAAAGAGATCGTGTTTTTGGCCTTTGCGCCATTGGGTCACGGAATCAGGCCGGGACCGCTTGAGGATCCCGTCATCTCGGAGATTGCCGCGCGAATCGGAAAGACCCCTGCACAGGTACTCCTTGCCTGGGCGATCCAGCGTGGCGGGGCTTTGCTCACCACGCCCAAATCTGCGACCCGCGCGCGCGAGAATTTCGATATCTCCGCCCTTCCGGCAGACGCGTTCGACGCGATTAACCGGATTGAGACGAGGCAGAGGTTCAACGAAGTCGTCAAGACGGGCAGCCCCGGGTTTATTCCGCGGCGTACGTAA
- a CDS encoding Sugar phosphate permease, whose amino-acid sequence MDQQSHLPAQQAMRTRAVTAAAVGTALEWFDFTLYGALAATVLPKLFFPSMDSTSALLASLATFGVGLAARPLGAIICGYLGDKLGRRNLMLGTVTVMGLCSMLMGLLPTYASIGVWAPLLLVVLRILQGFALGGESTGAQLMAIEHASPDRRGKYSGLLGLCSPLSQIMANGVLLALSSTMSAQAFDAYGWRIPFILSFILVIVGIYIRLRVSETPAFVALRKTDVAQVGSPLRDALRLHWRTVLRWMLFFCGPAAIFYLIVVFSLSYVTKTLGVPKQTGFLLLMGANVCAIVGALAGGMLSDRIGRKKALAIGSTATLLMLFVYFQILDTKSFVPMLAAMGFFLGFTQFQSGIQPVAFAEAFPTNVRYSGSALAYTGANLVAGGPMPVLAVWLFALCNGSPWGVIAVCVVFNVISLIAILTAPETLGIDMNRVDSAEEVLGSSGHVPTQSHSH is encoded by the coding sequence ATGGATCAGCAATCGCACCTACCCGCGCAGCAGGCGATGCGCACGCGCGCCGTGACCGCGGCGGCCGTCGGGACCGCACTCGAATGGTTTGACTTCACGTTATATGGCGCACTGGCCGCCACCGTGCTGCCCAAGCTGTTTTTCCCGTCGATGGATTCGACCTCCGCGTTGCTGGCATCGCTTGCCACGTTCGGTGTCGGACTCGCGGCGCGACCGCTTGGCGCCATCATTTGTGGTTACCTTGGCGACAAGCTGGGACGGCGCAATCTGATGCTCGGTACCGTCACCGTAATGGGTCTCTGCTCGATGTTGATGGGCTTGCTGCCAACCTACGCGAGCATCGGCGTATGGGCGCCGCTATTGCTGGTCGTGCTGCGCATCCTGCAGGGTTTCGCGCTGGGTGGTGAATCGACGGGTGCGCAGTTGATGGCAATCGAGCACGCGAGTCCCGATCGTCGCGGCAAATACTCCGGCCTTCTCGGATTGTGCTCGCCGCTCAGCCAGATCATGGCCAACGGCGTATTGCTAGCACTTTCATCGACGATGTCGGCGCAGGCGTTCGACGCGTATGGCTGGCGCATTCCGTTCATTCTGAGCTTCATTCTCGTGATCGTCGGTATCTACATCCGGCTGCGAGTCAGTGAGACGCCCGCGTTCGTCGCGCTCCGTAAAACCGACGTAGCCCAAGTAGGCAGTCCGCTGCGCGATGCACTGCGCCTTCACTGGCGAACGGTGCTCCGGTGGATGTTGTTCTTCTGCGGCCCTGCAGCGATCTTCTATCTGATCGTTGTGTTCTCCTTGAGTTACGTCACAAAAACGCTGGGCGTGCCGAAACAGACGGGCTTCCTGCTGTTGATGGGCGCGAACGTGTGCGCCATCGTTGGCGCGCTGGCCGGCGGCATGCTGAGTGACCGTATCGGTCGCAAGAAGGCGCTCGCGATAGGGTCGACCGCAACCTTGCTCATGCTGTTCGTGTACTTTCAGATTCTTGATACGAAGAGTTTCGTGCCCATGCTGGCAGCAATGGGTTTCTTTCTTGGCTTCACCCAATTTCAGAGCGGCATCCAGCCGGTTGCATTCGCTGAAGCATTCCCTACTAACGTGCGCTACTCGGGCTCGGCGCTTGCCTATACCGGCGCCAATCTGGTCGCGGGCGGTCCGATGCCGGTTCTTGCAGTCTGGCTCTTTGCCCTTTGCAATGGCTCGCCGTGGGGCGTCATCGCAGTGTGCGTCGTGTTCAACGTTATTTCGCTCATCGCGATTCTCACCGCTCCTGAAACGCTGGGTATCGACATGAACCGGGTCGACTCTGCCGAAGAAGTCCTTGGCTCGTCAGGACACGTGCCGACTCAATCCCATTCTCACTGA
- a CDS encoding transcriptional regulator, LysR family, which translates to MTKPTLADLTAFSAVAAHRSFRRAADALGVSRSSLSHAMLALERELGVRLLNRTTRSVAPTEAGEALLARLAPVLRDLDEALDAVADARGNPSGTLRINANESAARLLLKTVVPSFLKRFPGMSLDLVAEGRLVDIVEQGFDAGVRLGESIPRDMVAVRISDDLRFVVVAAPSYLAGRTPLTTPDDLRHHDCIRQRLPSGKRYRWEFRKHGQEVAIDVPGVLTLDHNGLMVEAASDGLGLAYVPESTARDWLDDGRLVTVLEDWCPLIPGLCLYYPGHRHVPAGLRAFIDVLREVNHSRM; encoded by the coding sequence ATGACCAAGCCGACACTTGCCGATCTCACCGCGTTTTCCGCTGTCGCCGCGCATCGGAGTTTCCGCCGCGCCGCCGATGCACTCGGCGTTTCGCGTTCCTCGCTCAGTCACGCCATGCTCGCCTTGGAGCGTGAATTGGGCGTACGTCTGCTCAATCGCACGACGCGTAGCGTAGCGCCGACAGAAGCCGGCGAAGCATTGCTCGCGCGGCTTGCGCCCGTGCTCCGCGATCTTGACGAAGCACTGGATGCCGTCGCCGATGCGCGCGGTAACCCGAGCGGCACGCTCAGAATCAATGCCAATGAGAGTGCGGCGCGGCTGTTGTTGAAAACGGTAGTGCCGAGTTTTCTAAAACGCTTCCCCGGCATGTCGCTCGATCTGGTCGCGGAGGGACGGCTCGTCGATATCGTTGAGCAAGGTTTCGATGCCGGAGTACGGCTTGGTGAGTCGATCCCGCGCGACATGGTGGCGGTGCGCATCAGCGATGATCTTCGCTTCGTAGTCGTTGCAGCACCGTCGTATCTCGCGGGACGAACACCGCTCACCACGCCCGACGACCTTCGTCACCACGACTGCATTCGCCAGCGGCTGCCGAGCGGCAAGCGCTACCGCTGGGAGTTCCGCAAGCACGGGCAGGAAGTGGCGATCGATGTTCCCGGCGTACTCACGCTGGATCACAACGGCCTGATGGTTGAGGCGGCGTCCGATGGTTTGGGCCTTGCGTATGTACCGGAGTCCACGGCCCGTGATTGGCTGGACGACGGCCGACTGGTTACCGTGCTGGAAGATTGGTGCCCGTTAATCCCGGGGCTCTGCTTGTACTATCCCGGGCATCGACACGTGCCTGCTGGTCTGCGGGCGTTTATAGACGTGCTTAGGGAGGTTAATCACTCACGCATGTGA
- a CDS encoding transcriptional regulator, LysR family encodes METLANLESFVRSAETGSFSAAARRLALTPAAVSRNVALLERNLGVRLFQRSTRKLTLTEAGERFLVEIGGNLDALQAAIASVSTDRGEPAGVLKVSMAPTFGITYVMPLLPAFLARYPMIRPDWHFENRQVDLIAEGYDAALGGGFDLAPGVVSRALAPAHLVAVASPAYMAGRVPPADPGELAELDGIVMRASRTGRVRHRTMRNTAGGEMPAQLGETIMVNDPAAMREAAILGLGVALLSVSDVLLAVERGELVRLLPRWYADAGAISIYYATRALLPAKTRVFVDFVVEAFERERLAERFAGSVE; translated from the coding sequence ATGGAAACTCTCGCCAACCTCGAGTCGTTTGTCCGCAGCGCCGAAACGGGCAGTTTCTCCGCGGCCGCGCGGCGTCTTGCGCTGACGCCCGCTGCGGTCAGTCGGAACGTTGCGCTGCTGGAGCGCAATCTTGGCGTGCGACTGTTTCAACGCTCGACGCGCAAGCTCACGCTGACCGAGGCGGGTGAACGCTTTCTCGTCGAAATCGGCGGCAATCTGGACGCGCTGCAGGCCGCGATCGCGTCCGTCTCGACCGATCGCGGCGAGCCGGCAGGCGTGCTGAAAGTCAGCATGGCGCCGACGTTTGGCATCACGTACGTCATGCCGCTGCTGCCGGCGTTCCTCGCGCGCTATCCGATGATTCGTCCGGATTGGCACTTCGAGAACCGACAGGTCGACCTGATTGCAGAGGGATACGATGCCGCGCTGGGTGGTGGATTCGATCTCGCGCCGGGCGTCGTTTCGCGCGCATTGGCGCCTGCGCATCTCGTGGCGGTGGCCTCTCCGGCATACATGGCCGGTCGCGTGCCACCCGCCGATCCCGGAGAGCTTGCGGAACTCGACGGCATCGTGATGCGCGCGAGCCGCACCGGCCGCGTGCGCCACCGGACCATGCGCAACACGGCGGGCGGCGAAATGCCTGCGCAGCTTGGCGAGACCATCATGGTCAACGACCCTGCAGCGATGCGTGAGGCTGCGATTCTCGGACTGGGTGTTGCGCTGCTGTCCGTGTCGGACGTGCTGTTGGCGGTCGAGCGAGGCGAACTTGTGCGATTACTGCCGCGCTGGTACGCGGACGCCGGGGCGATTTCGATCTACTACGCGACGCGAGCGCTGCTGCCGGCGAAAACGCGGGTGTTTGTCGATTTCGTTGTCGAGGCGTTCGAGCGGGAGCGGTTGGCTGAGCGATTTGCGGGAAGCGTTGAATGA